One genomic window of Ostrinia nubilalis chromosome W, ilOstNubi1.1, whole genome shotgun sequence includes the following:
- the LOC135086375 gene encoding uncharacterized protein LOC135086375, whose amino-acid sequence MSDSEFESTFGGSSTSIIANPRKHTKKRKTAPTSSRSDSECETVQPAALKKKPVASRPRAPTKSSTDLFGLLSDEDESVAIENSQRLKVGRQQLDSSLTSKVANGVVRRTVPLEGAYYVEVRVYNTRDALKTPPADRYKKTLHTLKVQLNTETSQWRDLQKFMKTTKKLFEDREPIFYNNKINFKS is encoded by the exons AT GTCTGACTCAGAGTTTGAATCCACATTCGGTGGGAGTTCCACCTCCATCATCGCTAACCCTCGTAAACATACGAAGAAGAGGAAGACTGCGCCAACTTCATCAAG ATCAGACTCTGAGTGTGAAACTGTGCAGCCAGCAGCGCTGAAAAAGAAACCTGTAGCTTCTAGACCTCG aGCTCCAACGAAGAGTTCTACGGATCTGTTCGGGCTACTATCCGACGAAGACGAAAGTGTCGCCATCGAAAACTCTCAACGACTAAAAGTCGGTCGTCAGCAGCTGGACAGCAGCCTGACCTCGAAGGTGGCCAACGGTGTCGTGCGGCGAACGGTTCCGCTCGAGGGCGCTTATTACGTGGAGGTGCGTGTTTACAACACCAGGGACGCGCTCAAGACGCCGCCCGCGGATCGCTACAAGAAGACGCTGCACACGCTGAAGGTTCAGCTTAACACCGAAACATCGCAGTGGCGGGATCTTCAAAAATTTATGAAGACCACGAAGAAATTGTTTGAAGACCGCGAgccaatattttataataataaaataaactttaaatctTAG